The DNA segment TACCGTAGCTCAACTAGTATAAGTATACTCTGCAGTTTACCGTTTCTTCGCACGCTGAAGGTTTACCACAACAAACAACGATATTAAATCACTGTCTGAATGTTCAAGGGGATATTTGCTTCCAATTTATTCAATGAGTTTCGGATTAGAAATGAATTCCAcagaagacaaacaaaaaaactgtaTGCTGATACGGTAAACTGGACTATAAAGTATAATACTGGGTCCTTTTATTTTGGTATTGCATCTTTCTTTACCGTACCCTCATACAATTAGTTTACCTAGAAATGTCTTTGCTCTGAGCAGATAATAAGGAGAAGTTATCAGCGACCGTCACAAGACGTTGTCAGGCCTACGTTTGTCAAGCGCAAACCAGTTCAAAAGAGGGGGCGAATAGTGAAAGAACGAATACGAGAGTATAGGTGTTCAGCCGCTCGACGCAAGGTGAAGCTCTCTGGCTCGCGGCTGATATGTTTCCGATATCAATAGACAGAAACTCTGAAATCATTACCTATCAATATCCTTATCTTGTTTCTCAAACATTTAATACAAAGAAACGGGAAACTGAAATGTTAAAGGATTGTTTGGTGATACGGTAAACTAGACTAAAAATAGTATTAATCACTTAGAAGTGTCTCATTGATAAAACAAGAGGTATAAGATGTGCCAATCCTTAAAGGAATGTAGACCAAACGTTAACATGTGTTTACCGTAACCGCATATCGTATTTGATCACGGTTTACCGTAACAACAgctcagacaaaaaaaaaggcatCCTTGAAATCACAACATATTGTGATTTCAAGGATGCTTAATTATGTGTTTAAAACTGGCTCAAGGCAAGACGGACTGAGGTTGCATTAGCGCGTTTTTCAACAGAGGGTTCAAGCATAGAGGAGATGAGAGACTTTAACGTTTCGTTAGTGTTTTCTGGGAAAGAGAGGGTGTTGGAGATTTGAGATTGGACCATAGAGGTAGCGTCACTATCGGAGAATGGGAAAGCTCCGAAGAGCATGACGTAGAGCATAACTCCCATACTCCACATATCGGCTTTCATGGCGTTGTGTTCCATTCCCATAATAACTTCTGGGGCAGCGTATGGGAGGGTTCCACAAAATTCTTCAGATTCGGCAACAATATCGGACGACTTGGCAAATCCAAAGTCGGCCAATTTGACACAACCATTAGACAACAAGACGTTTTCTAATTTAATGTCATTGTGGGCGATTCCAATTGAGTGGCAGTATTCGATTGCTTTGACAACCTGAGAGATGAGAGAGAGGGTGGCTTCAACGGACATGAGACCGTTTTTCATTATGTATTCAAAGACATCTCCGAATTCAGCGAATTCCATCAAAACGAAGGCAAATTCTTCGGCTTCGATGATTTCAATGGCTTCGACGATGTTTTCGTGTTTGAGGCTGAGAAAAGCTTCAAACTCAGTTGAGGTTTTGATGACTTTCTTTATTGCAACTTTACCGAATATTTCGCTAGAGGCAGAGAAAACTTCTTCAGTAAGAGCTACAACATTTGAGAGTCCACTGTTCAttaaaaattctattttaaactGGCGTGGATGTGATGTGATAAAGATACCAAATAATGAAATGCAAGCCTTATATAGTAAATCGCCCGATATGGCCTCTTCCATGTCTTGATGTTCAAGGGGAGACAAGTCTAAATAAATGCTTCCTTACATGATAAAATAGTACATTTTTGGAAATAGCTCCCCTTTTCATTAATGGTACCTACTCTTGCAAACGGTTAACATTTCTAAGgcatttttcttatatgtttacCGTTGCCATAAACTTTTCCATAGCTTGTGACTGCGATGTTTACCGTAACCATACAAATTCTATTAAAGGTTTACCGTAGCTCAACTAGTATAAGTATACTCTGCAGTTTACCGTTTCTTCGCACGCTGAAGGTTTACCACAACAAACAACGATATTAAATCACTGTCTGAATGTTCAAGGGGATATTTGCTTCCAATTTATTCAATGAGTTTCGGATTAGAAATGAATTCCacagaagacaaaaaaaaactgtatg comes from the Mytilus trossulus isolate FHL-02 chromosome 3, PNRI_Mtr1.1.1.hap1, whole genome shotgun sequence genome and includes:
- the LOC134710482 gene encoding testis-specific serine/threonine-protein kinase 3-like, which gives rise to MEEAISGDLLYKACISLFGIFITSHPRQFKIEFLMNSGLSNVVALTEEVFSASSEIFGKVAIKKVIKTSTEFEAFLSLKHENIVEAIEIIEAEEFAFVLMEFAEFGDVFEYIMKNGLMSVEATLSLISQVVKAIEYCHSIGIAHNDIKLENVLLSNGCVKLADFGFAKSSDIVAESEEFCGTLPYAAPEVIMGMEHNAMKADMWSMGVMLYVMLFGAFPFSDSDATSMVQSQISNTLSFPENTNETLKSLISSMLEPSVEKRANATSVRLALSQF